cttttatcactgccaatggcagcaaatgagttaaagtGAGTCAATTTGACCCATGACACAACAACAGGGTTAACATAGCTCCAGCTGACCTGCATCATCTGTAGAAAAAAGGAGcactttcacaaaaaaaaagaatcctcgAGAGGCTACATGAAGCCCCCTCAAAGAGACACTTAGTGTGTTATTTCATTCTCCTTTTGGATTAAAAAGCGTTGTGTTATCTTTGCTGCCTGATCTTCATTTCcataatcacacacacacacacaagccccCTCCAGTCAATCCCCCACCCCTCTccaacacacaacacacacacacacacgctgccCCACCCTCCCTGAAGCCTTTGCTGCCAGCTCCGCcatgcagcctatcccagccacttACCCATATGGAAGCTGCAcagatttaaattatttatctCTGTGACTTTTTCATGTCGCACGCGCCTTTAATTTCATTTACTTGCAACCACATTTAAGAATTCTACCACTCTCAAGCCCTATTACTTAGCTATGTTTTTTACTTACAAATAAGGATACCACAATTAATTGACagctattaattcattcattcattttccatacggcTTATTATCACagggatcgcggggggtgctggagcctatcccagccaactgtggaaCTGTTGCAGGGGTAACCCTGAATTCGTACCGAGCCAacagcagggcacaaggagatggacaaccattcacatgcacacctaggggcaatttagagtgttcgatTAGCCTATGACACGTgcttttgagatgtgggaggaaacaggattacgcagagaaaacccaggtaaacccagagagaacatgcaaacttcacaaagAAAGGTCGGAACCCCACAGGTATTGAATCCCCGATCTTAGAATTGCCAGGCCAACACCCTAACGATTCGGCCACCAGGCCACTATTTGACATCCTGTTACACAGGTAAAAAGTAGCTAATAAAATAGGCACACTGTTTATAGTTTCTGTACCTGTTGAATGTGTCtctgtcttttttctttctccgtCTGAGACTCAGACTAAGCCCACTTCACTTCTTGGAttcgttaaaacttgattccATCATTGACACACGTAGCACGACAATCTGGGATGCTTGTGTTTGAGTGGCATGAATAGTACTGACTGACATTAAAACATCTGACAACTGCTACGTCACCATGTTCTAGAAAATATTAGCTTTAATTTGCGCTTTTCCCCAGTCGGACATGTCTCAAAAatgatattctttttttttcacgtgaTTAAACAAGATTATTTTTACTAAGATGCACATGAACGGGGTAATGTCTATCACATTAAGATCAGATTATAACAcgaaaaatatgatttataaaatgattagttgattaatcaattgTAAACGTAATCCATTATTGTTTCAatactaaaataataatttgtgggAGCCCTAGTCTTAGATGTGCTGcgcaattggaaaaaaagacaagtgaTAAAATTTGGGTATGCAAAGGTGTGGGGAAGGAGAGATGCAGCGATATTTCATGAACTAacagaaaattaaaatattagcAAGAAGTTACTCAAATGCAGAGTAATTGGCCTGTTGATGTTGTCGCTCATTAGGCTAGCCCCTTAAAGGCACATGTCCAACACTCAGATAATACAGTCTATATTGTAattatgtctttaaaaaaagggtttaTCAATTTAATTCCTTTTATAATgctttcatacaaaaaaaagtagTCACTTCATTCGCCGCGTGACTGACTGCCACATTGATCCCATGAACTGAAGTAAAAGAGTTACAGTAAGTACtaaataagtgtatttttgCTACCTCTACTTGCTGCACAATGCAAATAAAGAGGCTGCGATGTGGTGGGAGAATGGGAGGGGGGTCTCTTGATAAGCAATGTGCACTCATGTCTGAGGAGAAACACTGAAAAGACGCCTAATGAAGTGTGCACTCAgggaaggaggaggaagaaagagGGGAAAAACTGCAGGGGTGGAACGGGAGCACCAACGGGGAGAGCTCAGGCCTTGCAGCCTACGACCAACGCTCTCTACTAGGCTTGAACGAGCCAAGTGCTAGGCATGGAAGTTGGAGGGTAAAAGATGGCCACCGTAAATTGAAATGGACAGGAAAGCGGGTCAAGTCTTAACAAGCCAATGAAAGTATTTAGGCAAAAAATGTCTGATTCTGATGGTGGGGATTAATGGAGGGAAAGAGGAGCGTGTGTGGGGTGTACCTGGTCGAGGGCTACCGAGGAGCGCGTGATCTCTTCATTGTCTGACTTGGAGCCCCCCTCGCGGTCATCTATGACCAGGTCGATGGGCATTTTGCCTTTCAAGCAGCTGATGTAGCGGTGGCAGAAGTTGTCGCATAACTCATGCACCTGTGTAGGCCAAAAGAGAAGCGTCAAACATGTAGGTAAAAAAGGAGATGCACTTTTGCACATTACATCTGCCATATTAGAGAGAAAATTAAACTAAATAGATCAGAAAAATGATCAACATTGGTCAAAAAATTATTTACACATGCACTGTATTtcaagaagcaaaaaaaaatgaaaaaaaaatcaaaagaaatgaaaaaacaaatttagcCCTCCTTAGTTTGGGAGAACATATGAAAGTTAAGCAAACATTTTAAGGTGATTCAAAGAAAAATATGGGTCAAAAGAGTAGGCAAATATGCATTCTGTAGTAGGTGTCCTAGAAATGCAATTTGTTTGACCTACTGTTTCAATTAagtgtaaaacaaaacaaaaaaaaggaacaaaaactaTATTTGAAAAATGCGAATACAATGGTAATGATgaaatgaatataattcaaaaaCGCAACTAAATCAAATTCAACTAAGTGCTTTATAAATATcctaaaaaatgttcaaatcacAGGTCAACATACTAAGTACAAAAGCAGTGTTTCATGACTGATCCTAAACAAATTAACCaattaatatttttcatttttaaaaaggtaataataataatatacactAAGATATGTAGAAATAAGTACAGCACGTATTGTATCTCAAGagctaaaaataaattgtataaAATATTGAGAACCAAATATAGCTGAAGGAAATGACTAGATTCATTTAGGTCAACCAGAAGAGTAGATTATGTTCAagcaccatttttttccacactataCAAATGATCACAGGACAAAATAGGCAGCACAACCCCACTGCAACTCATAAgccaaaaatcaatcaaatgccACTACCACAATATTAGAAACGGACCTCAAACCATCAAACAAGTAATTCCTCATCAAAATGTATCTTAAAGATCAAGGATAGTGGTTATGCAAATGAGATATCTGAATGTATAATGAGAGTAATAATAAgtaatagcaataataataataccacaTACTGGTCAGAATATTGTTTATGacaagctaaaaataaaaacatcttcaACCGGACAGCCCTTAAATGCCATAGATTATTTGGGCGGCAATAAATTACTAAAATGTACAGTACGCCAAATCTATGGTAGATTATATTCCGCAATCCAACTCTTTCACCCAACccataaaataaatcataaaaaataggTACTAATTGAGATACTGATCTTATCTGAACTTCATTTCATTACTTTCAACCCAATTTTTAGGAAACCCACTTCATAcctaacaaaataaaacaagccACACAATAGACTCATTCAAGAATACACTTTCATACAACAAGAAgagtaaaacattttcaaagaaaGCAGTTTTCTAGATCATAAAAAATGTGACTAgtatgtcatcattttttttgcacatctaTAAGTTTTTTTATGtgctcaaataaataaatttacaaAGCATTGCACTTTCAGTGATTTCTCTCGCATTgaccaaaatattaaaaatgcctAAGatagtttttcttaaaaactgaCAATGAAATGTTTTCACTAGTCAAAATATTGTGCACATCCTTCACTATTTTTTAACATAGATTAACCTTGATCAAGTGCATAAAATTTGCACTAATGTTCCCTGTCAAAGATAGACTAAATATTAGGAACAGCTGTCCACATTGTATGTGCACGTTTCCTGGGGGTACATGTACCTAATGAGGTGGCCAAAGCAGTGCATGACGAATGTATCTCCACCACCCGCCCCCTATGTCCCCCTGAGGATGGAGATATCCCTGAAAATTGGCAGTGACACGAGGGCTCACACGGGCCACGACGCACTCAACACGCGTatttaaaaagcaacaaaaaaggaGAGAGCAACCACCACAACGTGGCGCTCAGTTTTTGTGCACTGTTTGatgtttttctcccttttaaatgttatttcaatAATACATTCACAACACTGCATGCAGACACGGAGCATAATGGCTCATAACCGGTCCGGTAATATAGATTAACACGCACGATGATGGCAAAAAAAGGCATGTGATTGATTTAAACAttaattaaaagggaaaaacaaaaaaaatcatgtaaattAAGAATAATCAGAAATAAGAGTCTtaacaatacaataaaatatctattttttgtaGTTGTTTGTTTACCTTTTCCAGCTCCAGTAGATGAAACCGTAACACCTGAATGGCTTGAATcatctacaaaaaaacaaaaaaaacaatgttgttgCCTATATTCATTTTATTGAGCAAATCGACAGTGCTGACTTTATATAGATAATCATGACAAGTGACGTCATATGCACTCTACAGACACTTTCCATaaacacttcaaatgatgcAGGCACATGCTTCACAACTAAATAACTTAAAATGACTTACCAGATTGTCCAATTCTGGATTTGATGAAAATAAAGGTTTTTCTGCacgaatctaaaaaaaaatgacatgtgtGATGATTATATGAAATGCACGTCAGTCACccacaaaaaaaggatttcaGAAGAAATCTCCCCATTTTCccagttgaatttttttgttgctCGCTGACCTGTTTGGCAAACACAGCGATGTCCTCGTTAAAGGACTCCGACGAGCACACGTCCCCTCCCGCCACGCCGGGCTCTCTGGGGGTGCACGTTGCTAATTCACATTTCTCGAAAATCAGTGCAAGCAGTGGGAACAGGGGGTGCCTGCATGACAACACACATACATTTAGATATAAGCACACAATAGTAAATGTCAGTCCCGGGGTCAGGACGACTGCAGGCTGGATTTAGGCAGCCACgttccagtctttttttttctttttttttcccagtgacTCGCCCTTGGGGAGCTTCCCTGCATGGATGCATGCAAGCATGCAGTGAAGCTGAAGAGTGCAACACAATTATGCAAGTTGTGTACACATACAGTGTGTCTATTATAGACTGTACAGGAGGCAAGGCAAACAGGTTGAGTTGCTCTCTCAAGTATTAATTTTATAAAATCAGttactccatttaaaaaaattaaataaatatatacatataaatatatatgtaaaaaaaattaaaaaagttgcACAAATTTCTATTCTTTGACAGCAACAGTCTAACCATGACGCTTCTTTCATTATTAATTAGCTACAATTCATTAAATTACCAATTGATTATAATTATTTccactttattatttatttatttattcactatACAACTGTGCATTACCCCTAATAATAAAATTTGATTAACTGTCAGGGTTCAGAGCAAACAGAGCTTCACTCGGACTCGGTGAACGCCGTTTGAGTCGAGCCCGGTAAGCCTTCGCTGTCCCCGTGTCAATCGAGCCATGCACCCCCGCTAAAATTCACGGAACGCCATTCCCATAACTCCGGAGTTCCTACCCGTATATGGCGTCCTTGTCCCTCTTGAGCGCGTCGTTGACCGACGAGCCCATGCTAGGGGGCATGGAGTTGGTGTGCGCCGTGTGCGGGTACTGGTGCGAGTGCAGCTGGGGCCCGTGGTTAAGGTGCACGGCCTGCATGGAGCGCGCACCGTGCGGGTCTCCGTACATGGTGGTCGGGATGCCCACCCCGTCCATCCCGTAGTGGGGCAAGTCTTCGTACTGCAccgagacacacacacacacacacgctgttTACACAGACGGCACTCCTcacaaatacaaatatcatttaATTGAGATTTATTCCAGGGAGAATCAATCAGTGGTGTAAATCTGATATAGTCCTACTTTTTCGGTATTTAAAAGCTGCGGATAAAAAGCATTTGGAAATTGAAATCGCTGGCACATAGTGACACCTGCCTTTTGTGCGTAATGAAATTTACATTATAGAAGTTTATTACAAAAGTTTAACGTTTTAACGCGGTATTAAACGCTAATGTAGGAACTTTAAATGAGCGATTTGTGAAATTATGAGTGAACTAAAAAgtgatcatcttttttttctatatatatttttttcaaaatgcttaGGCTTTAAATTTTCACTCGTTGCGTTTATAGACACCACCATTGTTTGAATTATACGGTGTTGCTTCGCATAGAAATAATAGTGTTCCAATACTGATTGCGAAGTTATTTGGAAAACAAAAGTGGCAAAGCCTCCAGGCGAcgaaatgcaacaaaaaaaacaagtcagtgCGCCAGGTTTTAGCGCACAATGTATAAATCAAATATTAATGTCGTCACTTCGCTAGACAATAGGGTTTTTTGTACGAGTCAAGAGACAAACGTTCGTGTTTGTCACCCAGAGAATCCACGCAGTGCTGTCACATCGGGGAAAAAATACgtccaataaataaaataaatgtatgtgAATTTATGTGTTGAAGGGGGGAATGCAAAAGCAGCTCGTCCGTGCGTAATGCGGGTGCAGCAAAAGTaacttttttctccaaaaagttCACGCGTTTAGCTGCTTGTTTTGCATGTACGTACCCTTTGCGCCATAAGCCTCCTGGCTGTCCGAGGTTCGTGATTCAAGTCCTTAAATCCGCTCGGAAGCCAGCCTTGCACGGCAAATTAGCaattccaaacaaaaaaaataaaaggaagggtttacatttaaaaaaagatagagagaaagagagggagaaatGACAAATAACAGCAAAGGAAAATCCTTCGAATTTGTTGTTTCGGGGCTCTTATCCCCTCGGGCCAGCCGCGATGCCGGCCAAGTTGACCCGGGAGAGGAGAGACGATCCTCggcgttctctctctctctttcgctccGAGTCCCTCCAccccaacaaaaataaattcaacgcCTTAAAAGACACCCTGTGGCTTTCATGGCTCGTTTTACGGTTCCCCGTGTGCCCGACGTTGCTCGCTCGTCTGCGGGGTTCCTCCTCTGACTTTGGTCCTTTGGAACGCACACCGGCTCGGTGCTCCCACTCACGGCCGGGAATGAAGCGTCTCTCCCTGGCTACGGTGGCTGCTGGCTGCCCGCTCTCCCGCGGCTTGATTTACTTATGCAAAGACGTGTGGAAGAGCTcaagaggagaaggaggaggaagaagaggaggaggaggaggcggaggaggagaaggaggaggagggttCATCATTCCGGCTTGGGGTTTTTCTTAAAGGAGACGTGCCGGCATGTATGGAGGGAGATGAGCGAACGTGTGTGTGATCGAACCCGGAAGTACTGCTGGCCATAAACAGGTTGCGAAGGACCGCAACAAGTGATGTCGAAAACCAGGGGTACCGCTGAAGTGAAAGACCGGAGTCCTTTTAAAACTCTCGCAATTGTAATATCCCCCAAATGAGCTAATTTGCGCCCCAAAGCACTAAAACATCGTCGGATATGTAACTGAACTTTACACTGCATTTCTCAACGTTGCCAAATAATTTAAAGAATGACTGCTTTGTCGTAAACCCCTGCTGTGTAAAAGATGCATTCGTGACATTCTCGCCACCTAAACCGTCCTGTCCGGCCGTTTTCGGGGGTCCTTGTTCTCGCGGGACAAAGTTTTCTTTCGTGTTTAAGTGTCAGGGTGAAGACATTTTGTACGACAGAAATTGTACGAAGGTGACAGGAAGTGTTTTGATGTCCTCATTTGTTGTTAAATGACAACTGTTAATTAACTTGCCAACTGGCTCTTCTTTCATTCACCCCTTGCTGGTGAGCCTAATGGGTCAGTCCAGTCAGTGCCGCTGCTGTGGCCAATGGCGACCGGTTTCAGACGGGGGCTATTGGAGGGAGGCTCTCTTATTGGCCGGCTACAGCAATCGATCTGCggaatgattgattgatttgtgcGAGGCCACGTTGGCGATAAGGTGCGAAAGCAAACACATCATTATCGTCAGGCCACACTTTAAATGTAGTTACAGCATTGTGTGGCTTGTTTCTGGGCAGGTTGAGGCTTAAAAATGCACTAAATAAAGTTTTGAGAAAGATTATCCAGCCAATTATATTGTATTCATTCTCATTTCCATTGCATATAAATGATAATTATTGCGTGTGCTGTGTATATTAAGGCCACTGGACTAATTTCTGTTAACAGTGAAGTGATATTAAGGGCGTCAGGTGTTGACATATTATCTAAACTATGTATTTGTGAAATGTTGACATTGCAAGGTAAAATGCTGTGCATgtgatgtatatgtataaatacagTAAAACTTTCAAAATTGGGAGGTCATCACTGTTTTAAGCGTGGGGGAAAAGGTAAAGCCGTAAATgtacaacaaaaacaggatttataaagtgctgaaacaaaaaaaaaatgttatcgcATATGCATTCACATAAAGTAGTGTTGGAGTAGAATAAAATATATAGTGAGTTCCGTATCCTGCAGTTTTGAACTAATCAGAGATGTCATCAAATTTGAATTGGCACCTAATGTATTGTAGCCAAGAGATATGACTTTAACAAGCGGGGTCTTCAAATTTCCTAGTATGCAGtattaatatattataaataacGAGGTACAGgtaaagtttaaaaatataattatcaTTAGAACGACGtgaaattgacattttaattgTGCCCAGTT
Above is a window of Stigmatopora argus isolate UIUO_Sarg chromosome 11, RoL_Sarg_1.0, whole genome shotgun sequence DNA encoding:
- the meis1b gene encoding homeobox protein Meis1b isoform X2, whose translation is MAQRYEDLPHYGMDGVGIPTTMYGDPHGARSMQAVHLNHGPQLHSHQYPHTAHTNSMPPSMGSSVNDALKRDKDAIYGHPLFPLLALIFEKCELATCTPREPGVAGGDVCSSESFNEDIAVFAKQIRAEKPLFSSNPELDNLMIQAIQVLRFHLLELEKVHELCDNFCHRYISCLKGKMPIDLVIDDREGGSKSDNEEITRSSVALDQTSWNRDHDDTASTRSGGTPGPSSGGHTSHSGDNSSEQGDGLDNSVASPSTGDDDDPDKEKKRNKKRGIFPKVATNIMRAWLFQHLTHPYPSEEQKKQLAQDTGLTILQVNNWFINARRRIVQPMIDQSNRAGPMGGMGMNMGMEGQWHYM
- the meis1b gene encoding homeobox protein Meis1b isoform X1 translates to MAQRYEDLPHYGMDGVGIPTTMYGDPHGARSMQAVHLNHGPQLHSHQYPHTAHTNSMPPSMGSSVNDALKRDKDAIYGHPLFPLLALIFEKCELATCTPREPGVAGGDVCSSESFNEDIAVFAKQIRAEKPLFSSNPELDNLMIQAIQVLRFHLLELEKVHELCDNFCHRYISCLKGKMPIDLVIDDREGGSKSDNEEITRSSVALDQTSWNRDHDDTASTRSGGTPGPSSGGHTSHSGDNSSEQGDGLDNSVASPSTGDDDDPDKEKKRNKKRGIFPKVATNIMRAWLFQHLTHPYPSEEQKKQLAQDTGLTILQVNNWFINARRRIVQPMIDQSNRAVTQGAPYNPDGQPMGGFVMDGQQHMGIRPPGPMGGMGMNMGMEGQWHYM